One Setaria viridis chromosome 3, Setaria_viridis_v4.0, whole genome shotgun sequence DNA window includes the following coding sequences:
- the LOC117848411 gene encoding uncharacterized protein isoform X1, which yields MWELPPLLLSTRLQFLRRPAARTCMAGYVPAEGGRGRGARYPPLSALVVSAIAAFSAVIVLAVVHSAYDATVSRTRTLLGHNLEPTPWHPFPHAKGRPPARAALRCAPSVACLPPLARPRPPPPADAANASSSAAPPGIGKRRQCPAYFAAIRRDLAPWRRAAGSRGGVTRALLDEARRRASMRVTITGGGRRLHVDLYYACVQSRALFTVWSLLQLMRRYPGRVPDVDLMFDCMDKPAVNRTEHGNGDPAAPPPPPLFRYCTTRDHFDIPFPDWSFWGWYLPETNIEPWSREFKSIKAGAKATKWVDRVPTAYWKGNPDVASPLRVALLGCNDTGLWRAEIMRQNWTDEAKAGYQHSKLSSQCTHRYKIYAEGFAWSVSLKYILSCGSMALLIDPQYEDFFSRGLDPRVNYWPVSRVGMCESIRDAVDWGNANSAEAERVGRRGQRLMQDLRMAAVYDYMLHLLTEYAALMDFRPVPPPTAQEACEGSVLCLADDKQRRFLEASAAEPAVDEPCVLKW from the exons ATGTGGGAGCTTCCACCACTG CTGCTATCCACTCGGCTTCAGTTCCTCCGGCGACCCGCGGCGCGCACGTGCATGGCGGGCTACGTGCCGGCGGagggcggccgggggcgaggCGCGCGGTACCCACCGCTGTCCGCGCTCGTCgtctccgccatcgccgccttctccgcggtcatcgtcctcgccgtcgtccatTCG GCGTACGACGCCACGGTGTCGCGGACAAGGACGCTGCTGGGGCACAACCTGGAGCCGACGCCGTGGCACCCGTTCCCGCACGCCAAGGGCCGGCcaccggcgcgcgcggcgctgcGGTGCGCGCCCTCCGTCGCCTGCCTGCCGCCGCTCGCGCGGccgcgccctccgccgccagcgGACGCGGCCAAcgcctcgtcgtcggcggcgccgccgggcatCGGTAAGAGGCGGCAGTGCCCGGCCTACTTCGCGGCCATCCGGCGGGACCTCGCGCCGTGGCGCCGCGCTGCCGGCAGCAGGGGCGGCGTGACGCGCGCGCTCCTCGACGAGGCTCGGCGGCGCGCGTCGATGCGCGTCACGAtcacgggcggcgggcggcggctgcacGTGGACCTCTACTACGCCTGCGTCCAGAGCCGGGCGCTCTTCACGGTGTGGAGCCTGCTGCAGCTGATGCGGCGGTACCCCGGGCGCGTCCCCGACGTGGACCTCATGTTCGACTGCATGGACAAGCCGGCCGTCAACCGCACCGAGCACGGCAACGGcgaccccgccgcgccgccgccgccgccgctcttccgTTACTGCACCACCAGGGACCACTTCGACATCCCCTTCCCGGATTGGTCCTTCTGGGGCTGGTACTT GCCGGAGACGAACATCGAGCCATGGAGCCGTGAGTTCAAGAGCATCAAGGCCGGCGCCAAGGCGACGAAATGGGTGGACCGGGTGCCGACGGCGTACTGGAAGGGCAACCCGGACGTGGCGTCGCCGCTGCGGGTGGCGCTGCTGGGCTGCAACGACACCGGCCTGTGGCGCGCCGAGATCATGCGCCAGAACTGGACCGACGAGGCCAAGGCCGGGTACCAGCACTCCAAGCTCTCCAGCCAGTGCACCCACAG GTACAAGATCTACGCGGAGGGGTTCGCGTGGTCGGTGAGCCTGAAGTACATCCTGTCGTGCGGGTCGATGGCGCTGCTGATCGACCCGCAGTACGAGGACTTCTTCAGCCGGGGCCTGGACCCGAGGGTGAACTACTGGCCGGTGAGCCGGGTGGGCATGTGCGAGTCCATCCGGGACGCCGTGGACTGGGGCAACGCCAACTCGGCGGAGGCCGAGCGCGTGGGGAGGCGCGGCCAGCGTCTGATGCAGGACCTGCGCATGGCCGCCGTCTACGACTACATGCTGCACCTGCTCACCGAGTACGCCGCGCTCATGGACTTccggccggtgccgccgcccacGGCGCAGGAGGCGTGCGAGGGCTCTGTTCTGTGCCTCGCCGACGACAAGCAGCGGCGCTTCCTCGAGGCGTCCGCGGCGGAGCCAGCGGTGGACGAGCCCTGCGTGCTGAAATGGTGA
- the LOC117848411 gene encoding uncharacterized protein isoform X2, translated as MWELPPLLLSTRLQFLRRPAARTCMAGYVPAEGGRGRGARYPPLSALVVSAIAAFSAVIVLAVVHSAYDATVSRTRTLLGHNLEPTPWHPFPHAKGRPPARAALRCAPSVACLPPLARPRPPPPADAANASSSAAPPGIGKRRQCPAYFAAIRRDLAPWRRAAGSRGGVTRALLDEARRRASMRVTITGGGRRLHVDLYYACVQSRALFTVWSLLQLMRRYPGRVPDVDLMFDCMDKPAVNRTEHGNGDPAAPPPPPLFRYCTTRDHFDIPFPDWSFWGWPETNIEPWSREFKSIKAGAKATKWVDRVPTAYWKGNPDVASPLRVALLGCNDTGLWRAEIMRQNWTDEAKAGYQHSKLSSQCTHRYKIYAEGFAWSVSLKYILSCGSMALLIDPQYEDFFSRGLDPRVNYWPVSRVGMCESIRDAVDWGNANSAEAERVGRRGQRLMQDLRMAAVYDYMLHLLTEYAALMDFRPVPPPTAQEACEGSVLCLADDKQRRFLEASAAEPAVDEPCVLKW; from the exons ATGTGGGAGCTTCCACCACTG CTGCTATCCACTCGGCTTCAGTTCCTCCGGCGACCCGCGGCGCGCACGTGCATGGCGGGCTACGTGCCGGCGGagggcggccgggggcgaggCGCGCGGTACCCACCGCTGTCCGCGCTCGTCgtctccgccatcgccgccttctccgcggtcatcgtcctcgccgtcgtccatTCG GCGTACGACGCCACGGTGTCGCGGACAAGGACGCTGCTGGGGCACAACCTGGAGCCGACGCCGTGGCACCCGTTCCCGCACGCCAAGGGCCGGCcaccggcgcgcgcggcgctgcGGTGCGCGCCCTCCGTCGCCTGCCTGCCGCCGCTCGCGCGGccgcgccctccgccgccagcgGACGCGGCCAAcgcctcgtcgtcggcggcgccgccgggcatCGGTAAGAGGCGGCAGTGCCCGGCCTACTTCGCGGCCATCCGGCGGGACCTCGCGCCGTGGCGCCGCGCTGCCGGCAGCAGGGGCGGCGTGACGCGCGCGCTCCTCGACGAGGCTCGGCGGCGCGCGTCGATGCGCGTCACGAtcacgggcggcgggcggcggctgcacGTGGACCTCTACTACGCCTGCGTCCAGAGCCGGGCGCTCTTCACGGTGTGGAGCCTGCTGCAGCTGATGCGGCGGTACCCCGGGCGCGTCCCCGACGTGGACCTCATGTTCGACTGCATGGACAAGCCGGCCGTCAACCGCACCGAGCACGGCAACGGcgaccccgccgcgccgccgccgccgccgctcttccgTTACTGCACCACCAGGGACCACTTCGACATCCCCTTCCCGGATTGGTCCTTCTGGGGCTG GCCGGAGACGAACATCGAGCCATGGAGCCGTGAGTTCAAGAGCATCAAGGCCGGCGCCAAGGCGACGAAATGGGTGGACCGGGTGCCGACGGCGTACTGGAAGGGCAACCCGGACGTGGCGTCGCCGCTGCGGGTGGCGCTGCTGGGCTGCAACGACACCGGCCTGTGGCGCGCCGAGATCATGCGCCAGAACTGGACCGACGAGGCCAAGGCCGGGTACCAGCACTCCAAGCTCTCCAGCCAGTGCACCCACAG GTACAAGATCTACGCGGAGGGGTTCGCGTGGTCGGTGAGCCTGAAGTACATCCTGTCGTGCGGGTCGATGGCGCTGCTGATCGACCCGCAGTACGAGGACTTCTTCAGCCGGGGCCTGGACCCGAGGGTGAACTACTGGCCGGTGAGCCGGGTGGGCATGTGCGAGTCCATCCGGGACGCCGTGGACTGGGGCAACGCCAACTCGGCGGAGGCCGAGCGCGTGGGGAGGCGCGGCCAGCGTCTGATGCAGGACCTGCGCATGGCCGCCGTCTACGACTACATGCTGCACCTGCTCACCGAGTACGCCGCGCTCATGGACTTccggccggtgccgccgcccacGGCGCAGGAGGCGTGCGAGGGCTCTGTTCTGTGCCTCGCCGACGACAAGCAGCGGCGCTTCCTCGAGGCGTCCGCGGCGGAGCCAGCGGTGGACGAGCCCTGCGTGCTGAAATGGTGA
- the LOC117851022 gene encoding 1-aminocyclopropane-1-carboxylate oxidase: protein MVVPVIDFSKLDGAAAERAETMAQIANGCEEWGFFQLVNHGIPLELLERVKKVCSECYRIREAGFKASEPVRTLEALVEAEQRGEAVAPVDDMDWEDIFYIHDGSQWPSNPPEFKETMREYRAELRKLAGRVMEAMDENLGLEKGAIQRAFSGDGRHEPFFGTKVSHYPPCPRPDLVTGLRAHTDAGGVILLYQDDQVGGLEVLKDGQWTDVQPLAGAIVVNTGDQIEVLSNGRYRSAWHRVLPMRNANRRSIASFYNPANEATISPAVAAGGEAYPKYVFGDYMDVYAKQKFQAKEPRFEAVKAPKSSPAA, encoded by the exons ATGGTGGTCCCGGTGATCGACTTCTCCAAGctcgatggcgccgccgccgagagggcggagaccatggcgcagatCGCCAATGGCTGCGAGGAGTGGGGGTTCTTTCAG CTGGTGAACCATGGGATTCCATTGGAGCTTCTTGAGCGCGTGAAGAAGGTGTGCTCCGAGTGCTACCGCATCCGGGAGGCCGGGTTCAAGGCGTCGGAGCCGGTGCGCACGCTGGAGGCGCTGGTGGAGGccgagcagcgcggcgaggcggtggcgccggtggACGACATGGACTGGGAGGACATCTTCTACATCCACGACGGCAGCCAGTGGCCGTCGAACCCGCCGGAGTTCAAGGAGACCATGCGCGAGTACCGCGCCGAGCTGAGGAAGCTCGCCGGGCGCGTCATGGAGGCCATGGACGAGAACCTCGGCCTTGAGAAGGGCGCCATCCAGCGCGCCTTCTCCGGCGACGGCCGCCACGAGCCCTTCTTCGGCACCAAGGTCAGCCACTATCCGCCGTGCCCGCGCCCGGACCTCGTCACGGGCCTCCGAGCGCACacggacgccggcggcgtcaTCCTGCTGTACCAGGACGACCAGGTCGGCGGCCTGGAGGTGCTCAAGGACGGCCAATGGACGGACGTGcagccgctcgccggcgccatcgTCGTCAACACCGGCGACCAGATCGAGGTGCTCAGCAACGGCCGCTACCGCAGCGCGTGGCACCGCGTCCTCCCCATGCGCAACGCCAACCGCCGCTCCATCGCCTCCTTCTACAACCCGGCCAACGAGGCCACCAtctcgccggcggtggcggccggcggcgaagccTACCCCAAGTACGTCTTCGGCGACTACATGGACGTGTACGCCAAGCAGAAGTTCCAGGCCAAGGAGCCAAGGTTCGAGGCCGTCAAGGCGCCCAAGTCATCTCCAGCGGcttaa
- the LOC117847745 gene encoding 1-aminocyclopropane-1-carboxylate oxidase: MVVPVIDFSKLDGAAAERAETMAQIANGCEEWGFFQLVNHGIPLELLERVKKVCSECYRVREAGFKASEPVRTLEALVEAERRGEAVAPVDDMDWEDIFYIHDGSQWPSNPLEFKETMREYRAELRKLAGRVMEAMDENLGLEKGAIQRAFSGDGRHEPFFGTKVSHYPPCPRPDLITGLRAHTDAGGVILLYQDDQVGGLEVLKDGQWTDVQPLAGAIVVNTGDQIEVLSNGRYRSAWHRVLPMRNANRRSIASFYNPANEATISPAAVAGGEAYPKYVFGDYMDVYAKQKFQAKEPRFEAVKAPKSSPAA; this comes from the exons ATGGTTGTTCCAGTGATCGACTTCTCCAAGctcgatggcgccgccgccgagagggCGGAGACGATGGCGCAGATCGCCAACGGCTGCGAGGAGTGGGGTTTCTTCCAG CTTGTGAACCATGGCATCCCGCTGGAGCTTCTTGAGCGCGTGAAGAAGGTGTGCTCCGAATGCTACCGCGTCCGGGAGGCGGGGTTCAAGGCGTCGGAGCCGGTGCGCACGCTGGAGGCgctggtggaggcggagcggcgcggcgaggcggtggcgccggtggACGACATGGACTGGGAGGACATCTTCTACATCCACGACGGCAGCCAGTGGCCGTCGAACCCGCTGGAGTTCAAGGAGACCATGCGCGAGTACCGCGCCGAGCTGAGGAAGCTCGCCGGGCGCGTCATGGAGGCCATGGACGAGAACCTCGGCCTTGAGAAGGGCGCCATCCAGCGCGCCTTCTCCGGCGACGGCCGCCACGAGCCCTTCTTCGGCACCAAGGTCAGCCACTACCCACCGTGCCCGCGCCCGGACCTTATCACGGGCCTCCGCGCGCACacggacgccggcggcgtcaTCCTGCTGTACCAGGACGACCAGGTCGGCGGCCTGGAGGTGCTCAAGGACGGCCAGTGGACGGACGTGcagccgctcgccggcgccatcgTCGTCAACACCGGCGACCAGATCGAGGTGCTCAGCAACGGCCGCTACCGCAGCGCGTGGCACCGCGTCCTCCCCATGCGCAACGCCAACCGCCGCTCCATCGCCTCCTTCTACAACCCGGCAAACGAGGCCAccatctcgccggcggcggtggccggcggcgaggcctaCCCCAAGTACGTATTCGGCGACTACATGGACGTGTACGCCAAGCAGAAATTCCAGGCCAAGGAGCCCAGATTCGAGGCCGTCAAGGCGCCAAAGTCATCTCCGGCGGCTTAA
- the LOC117847744 gene encoding PWWP domain-containing protein 1: protein MSDPAAGGAIVHADGGGSAWANGGPLFGDMVWGKVKSHPWWPGHIYSVDLTDDEEVHRGRRDGLVLVAFFGDSSYGWFEPQELVPFEDHFAEKAAQGGSSRSSFAAAVAEAVDEVARRSALALLCPCREPGAFRPHPGDGRFFLVDVPGFDSDADYHPDQIQAARDRFVPRKALDYLLDAAVTQQDVAEAAARTVPGMEMAGLFMAYRRTVFAPRDDTYAEAFGVDPEKVLEAEKKAAADRAQRARPLKGGPRKTPDQATPMPGRRRGGAGGAAARLMEKIVPGASAMKAKSSKKDQYLLKRRDPPEPAHRQQPPPLPDAPAPAPPALDDGPPGFRSGDPPTPPLPGGTLTDEEEFMLQRRAPLVEVPPAAQATEGGAAAAAASAAADAAPKKATKAKKPRKREMEEAADAGPCAAAAGEPKKKKKKKKLNDLDGAVPNVTDPNGLDLAQVISDIRNLPLAPFHGADRRISDAARSFVLAFRSKYYKKSYENDPPEESKKSLDKPSAAAAAAADGQPVKKKKLVVRPGAGNDPTRAGVKRGPSDRQEELAVKKKAKLDKIKTLSSEKKAGGLEQRDSSVASPVAQQQARPKAETGAAKKKEPAPAPRIRTPSPTALMMKFPLKSTLPSVASLKARFARFGPLDVDGIRVYWKSHMCRVIYRFKADAEAALRYASGNAMFGQVDTQYHLREVESAGREPAAPEAPPSQQRSELRLMETAAFRPGSSGNGAPLPMSRAVPARPAVGQQPKSILKKSTDDGTAGAAAREAPRVKFMLDAGDSKVDPPAPPATGGADSSKATKSVGFAPQPPARTLQPPMRPTQPPLQQPPRAATAAAVTQQLPPPPPLPYQPRPSDGLLPGSGQQLPYPPRHTEMPLAAFSNSLPPPPYPPRHSEGPSALPGPPPLPPYPPRSAGFPSQQQQEIPAWKRSKEEFKDEVWRLMTGIAKIVDPLTDKNGFFPYHLFRAQ from the exons ATgtccgaccccgccgccggcggcgcaatCGTCCACGCCGACGGAGGCGGCAGCGCGTGGGCGAACGGCGGCCCCCTCTTCGGCGACATGGTCtggggcaaggtgaagtcccaCCCGTGGTGGCCGGGCCACATCTACAGTGTCGACCtcaccgacgacgaggaggtacaccgcggccgccgcgacgggcTCGTCCTCGTCGCGTTCTTCGGCGACTCCAGCTACGGCTGGTTCGAGCCGCAGGAGCTGGTCCCCTTCGAGGACCACTTCGCCGAGAAGGCGGCCCAGGGCGGCAGCTCCCGCAgcagcttcgccgccgccgtcgcggaagCCGTCGACGAGGTCGCCCGCCGCAGCGCGCTCGCGTTGCTCTGCCCGTGCCGGGAACCTGGCGCGTTCCGCCCCCACCCCGGCGACGGCAGATTCTTCCTGGTTGACGTCCCGGGATTCGACTCCGACGCCGACTACCACCCCGACCAGATCCAGGCCGCGCGGGATCGATTCGTGCCGCGGAAGGCGCTGGACTACCTGCTGGACGCGGCCGTGACTCAGCAGGACGTGGCCGAAGCCGCCGCGCGCACCGTGCCGGGGATGGAGATGGCCGGGCTGTTCATGGCGTACCGCCGCACAGTGTTCGCCCCGCGCGACGACACCTACGCCGAGGCCTTCGGGGTGGATCCGGAGAAGGTGCTTGAAGCCGAGAAGAAAGCAGCGGCTGATCGAGCACAACGAG CTCGGCCTCTCAAGGGTGGGCCCAGGAAGACGCCGGACCAGGCCACGCCGATGCCCGGCCGccggaggggcggcgccggcggggccgccgcCAGGCTCATGGAGAAGATCGTGCCGGGGGCCTCCGCCATGAAGGCCAAGTCCAGCAAGAAGGACCAGTACCTGCTCAAGCGCCGGGACCCACCGGAGCCCGCGCACcgccagcagccgccgccgctcccggacgCGCCGGCCCCGGCACCTCCTGCGCTCGACGACGGCCCGCCGGGGTTCCGCTCCGGGGACCCGCCCACGCCGCCACTGCCCGGGGGCACCCTTaccgacgaggaggagttcatgctgcagcgccgcgcgccgctcgtCGAGGTCCCACCCGCTGCCCAGGCGACCGAGGggggcgctgccgccgcggccgcgtccgccgccgccgacgccgcgcccaAGAAGGCCACCAAGGCCAAGAAGCCCCGCAAGCGCGAGATGGAGGAAGCTGCTGACGCGGgtccctgcgccgccgcggccggcgagcccaagaagaagaagaaaaagaagaagcttAACGATCTGGACGGCGCGGTCCCCAACGTGACCGACCCCAACGGGCTTGACTTGGCGCAGGTAATATCGGACATTCGGAACCTCCCGCTCGCCCCCTTCCACGGCGCCGACCGTCGCATCTCTGACGCCGCTCGCTCCTTCGTCCTCGCGTTCCGCTCCAAGTACTACAAGAAGAGCTACGAGAACGACCCGCCCGAGGAGTCCAAGAAGAGCCTCGACAaacccagcgccgccgccgcagcagccgccgacggccagccagtgaagaagaagaagctggtcGTGAGGCCTGGCGCCGGCAATGACCCCACCAGAGCCGGCGTGAAGCGTGGGCCGTCGGACCGGCAGGAGGAGCTGGCCGTGAAGAAGAAAGCCAAGCTCGACAAGATCAAGACATTGTCCAGCGAGAAGAAGGCTGGAGGCCTGGAGCAGAGAGACAGCTCTGTCGCGTCCCCGGTTGCCCAGCAGCAGGCACGGCCCAAGGCCGAGACGGGTGCCgccaagaagaaggagccggcgccggctccgAGGATCAGGACCCCGTCACCGACGGCGCTGATGATGAAGTTCCCGCTGAAGAGCACGCTGCCGTCGGTGGCGTCGCTCAAGGCGCGGTTCGCGCGCTTCGGGCCCCTCGACGTCGACGGCATCCGCGTGTACTGGAAGTCCCACATGTGCCGCGTCATCTACAGGTTCAaggccgacgccgaggccgcTCTCAGGTACGCCAGCGGCAACGCCATGTTCGGGCAGGTGGACACCCAGTACCACCTCCGTGAGGTCGAGTCGGCGGGCCGGGAGCCAGCGGCGCCAGAAGCGCCACCCTCGCAGCAGCGCTCCGAGCTGCGGCTCATGGAGACCGCTGCGTTCAGGCCCGGTAGCTCCGGCAACGGCGCTCCCCTGCCCATGTCCAGGGCCGTGCCGGCGCGCCCGGCCGTGGGACAGCAGCCCAAGTCGATCCTGAAGAAGAGCACGGATGATGgcacggccggcgccgccgccagggaggCCCCTCGGGTCAAGTTCATGCTGGACGCTGGGGACAGCAAGGTCGatccgccggcaccgccggccaccggcggcgcggACAGCAGCAAGGCCACCAAGTCGGTCGGTTTCGCCCCGCAGCCACCCGCGCGCACCCTGCAGCCGCCTATGCGCCCCACGCAACCGCCCTTGCAGcagcctccccgcgccgccaccgccgccgccgtcacccagcagctcccgccgccgccgccactgccataCCAGCCTCGCCCCAGCGACGGGCTGCTCCCCGGCTCAGGCCAGCAGCTACCATACCCGCCTCGCCACACCGAAATGCCATTGGCAGCTTTCTCCAACAGCCTACCGCCACCGCCGTACCCGCCCCGCCACAGTGAGGGCCCGTCCGCCCTCCCTGggcccccgccgctgccaccgtaCCCGCCTCGCTCCGCCGGTTTCcccagccagcagcagcaggagataCCCGCGTGGAAGAGGAGCAAGGAGGAGTTCAAGGACGAGGTGTGGAGGCTCATGACGGGGATCGCCAAGATCGTGGACCCGCTCACCGACAAGAACGGCTTCTTCCCCTACCACCTCTTCCGAGCGCAGTGA
- the LOC117848110 gene encoding protein SRC2 produces the protein MAYQVLEVTLISAKDLKRVTLFTKMRVYAVASISGGDPRLPTHRTYADREGGRNPMWHAPLRFTIPPAADPRGLALHVLLRAERAFGDRDVGEVFVPVRDLAAAAPEGSEQRHLSYQVRSPVSGRKRGVLHISYKLTDAPAAPDAAAPAPYAHRQYMPDHPATSKWHNHKGSSAITAYPVAPRSGPPYPPYGPPYGGAYPHHHQYGYGAYGYGAPPLGVAYGYGGSGAAPAARAGGGMGTGLGLGLLGGAVGGLMIGDMIADAEVDGAYDGGFMDGVGF, from the coding sequence ATGGCGTACCAGGTGCTGGAGGTGACGCTGATCTCGGCCaaggacctcaagcgggtgaCGCTCTTCACCAAGATGCGCGTGTACGCCGTGGCGTCCATCTCCGGCGGCGACCCCCGGCTGCCGACGCACAGGACGTACGCCGACCGCGAGGGCGGCCGGAACCCGATGTGGCACGCCCCGCTCCGCTTCACcatcccgcccgccgccgacccgcgcGGCCTCGCGCTGCacgtcctcctccgcgccgagcGCGCCTTCGGCGACCGCGACGTCGGCGAGGTGTTCGTGCCGGtccgcgacctcgccgccgcggctcccGAGGGCAGCGAGCAGCGGCACCTCAGCTACCAGGTCCGCAGCCCCGTCAGCGGCCGCAAGCGCGGCGTGCTCCACATCTCGTACAAGCTCACCGACGCGCCGGCGGCaccggacgccgccgcccccgctccgtACGCCCACCGCCAGTACATGCCGGACCACCCGGCCACGTCCAAGTGGCACAACCACAAGGGCTCCAGCGCGATCACGGCGTACCCGGTGGCTCCCCGGAGCGGGCCGCCGTACCCGCCGTACGGGCCTCCCTACGGCGGCGCCTACCCTCACCATCATCAGTACGGGTACGGCGCGTACGGCTACGGCGCCCCGCCGCTGGGGGTGGCGTACGGGTACGGGGgcagcggcgccgcgccggcggcgagggccggcGGAGGGATGGGCACGgggctcggcctcggcctcctcggcggcgcggtcggggGGTTGATGATCGGCGACATGATCGCCGACGCGGAGGTGGACGGGGCGTACGACGGCGGTTTCATGGACGGCGTGGGCTTCTGA
- the LOC117847666 gene encoding pectinesterase inhibitor 8, with translation MRMSIASSFPLAVTVAVIAVVSSAYGLRAAEATIEGTCAAAAARDRRVDAAFCARRFAAYHGAAEAGPWGMARTAALIGVSLGDDAAYDIGEGVVRPPPAGGARGKAALHECARAYDAVGMAFAEASDELGARRYAEAEERFARVAALAQRCDGVLAVAGARTPPALARYSADCQQMAVIGIAITNLIK, from the coding sequence ATGAGGATGTCGATTGCTTCCTCTTTCCCCTTGGCGGTCACCGTGGCGGTGATCGCCGTCGTGTCGTCGGCATACGGGttgcgcgcggcggaggcgacgatcGAGGGCAcgtgcgcggcggccgcggcgcgcgaccGGCGCGTGGACGCCGCGTTCTGCGCGCGGCGGTTCGCGGCGTAccacggcgcggcggaggcgggcccGTGGGGAATGGCCAGGACCGCGGCGCTCATCGGCGTCAGCCTCGGCGACGACGCCGCGTACGACATCGGCGAGGGCGTGGtccggcccccgccggccggcggtgcCAGGGGAAAGGCGGCCCTGCACGAGTGCGCGCGGGCGTACGACGCCGTGGGCATGGCCTTCGCGGAGGCCTCCGACGAGCTCGGGGCGCGGCGGTACGCGGAGGCCGAGGAGAGGTTCGCGCGCGTCGCGGCGCTCGCGCAGCGGTGCGACGGCGTGCTCGCGGTGGCAGGAGCCAGGACGCCGCCGGCGTTGGCCAGGTACAGCGCCGACTGCCAGCAGATGGCCGTCATCGGCATCGCCATCACTAACCTCATCAAGTGA
- the LOC117847665 gene encoding probable glutathione S-transferase GSTF1 yields the protein MAGGVVKVYGATASPFVATVLVCLEEVGAAYEVVPLDMAACEQKAPHHLARNPFGKIPALEDGDLTLFESRAISRYVLRKYSNAAGGADLLREGNLEEAAMVDAWVEAEAHQYQPAISHIVRQCVILPMIGGARDQRVVDEHATKLREVLRVYDARLGERAYLAGEFVSLADLAHFGFTHYLMRTEYAALVEERPNVRAWWGRLSARPAVKKVVALMPTDW from the exons ATGGCGGGCGGCGTCGTGAAGGTGTACGGCGCGACGGCGTCGCCGTTCGTGGCGACGGTGCTGGTGTGCCTGGAGGAGGTCGGCGCCGCCTACGAGGTCGTCCCCCTCGACATGGCGGCGTGCGAGCAGAAGGCGCCGCACCACCTCGCCCGCAAC CCGTTCGGCAAGATCCCCGCCTTGGAGGACGGAGACCTCACGCTCTTTG AATCACGTGCGATCTCGCGGTACGTGCTCCGCAAGTACAGcaacgccgccggcggcgcggaccTGCTGAGGGAAGGCAACCTCGAGGAGGCCGCGATGGTGGACGcgtgggtggaggcggaggcccaCCAGTACCAACCGGCCATCTCCCACATCGTGCGGCAGTGCGTGATCCTGCCGATGATCGGCGGCGCCCGCGATCAGCGCGTCGTCGACGAGCACGCCACCAAGCTGAGGGAGGTGCTGCGGGTGTACGACGCGCGGCTGGGCGAGCGCGCCTACCTCGCCGGGGAGTTCGTCAGCCTCGCCGACCTCGCCCACTTCGGCTTCACGCACTACCTCATGCGCACCGAGTACGCGGCGCTGGTGGAGGAGCGCCCCAACGTCAGGGCGTGGTGGGGCCGCCTCtcggcgaggccggcggtgaAGAAGGTGGTCGCGCTCATGCCCACCGACTGGTGA
- the LOC117847544 gene encoding glutathione S-transferase 4, translated as MAAASKAVKVYGWAVSPYVARALLALEEAGVEYELVPMSRDAGDHRRPDHLARNPFGQVPVLEDGDLTLFESRAIARHVLRKHKPELLGGGSLEQSAMVDVWLEVEAHQHHPAAGAIVMQCLITPLIGGERDQAVVDENAGKLRAVFEIYEARLSRSRYLAGDFVSAADLSHFPLMRYFMATEYAAMVEALPHVRAWWEDLAARPAARKVAELMPLDFGLSKKDEQ; from the exons atggcggcggctaGTAAGGCGGTGAAGGTGTACGGGTGGGCGGTGTCGCCGTACGTGGCGCGGGCGCTGCTGGCCCtggaggaggccggcgtggaGTACGAGCTCGTCCCCATGAgccgcgacgccggcgaccACCGCCGCCCCGATCACCTCGCCAGAAAC CCGTTTGGGCAGGTGCCGGTTCTTGAGGACGGCGACCTCACGCTCTTCG AATCCCGCGCGATTGCAAGGCACGTTCTCCGCAAGCACAAGCCGGAGCTCCTGGGGGGCGGCAGCCTCGAGCAGTCCGCCATGGTGGACGTGtggctggaggtggaggcgcaccagcaccacccggcggcgggcgccatcGTGATGCAGTGCCTCATCACGCCCCTGATCGGCGGCGAGCGGGACCAGGCGGTCGTCGACGAGAACGCCGGCAAGCTCCGGGCGGTGTTCGAGATCTACGAGGCGCGGCTGAGCCGGAGCAGGTACCTCGCCGGcgacttcgtcagcgccgccgACCTCAGCCACTTCCCGCTCATGCGCTACTTCATGGCCACTGAGTACGCCGCGATGGTGGAGGCGCTGCCGCACGTCAGGGCGTGGTGGGAGGAcctcgccgcccggccggcggccaggaAGGTGGCGGAGCTCATGCCGCTGGATTTTGGGCTGTCCAAGAAAGATGAGCAGTGA